In one Sphingobacterium daejeonense genomic region, the following are encoded:
- the tgt gene encoding tRNA guanosine(34) transglycosylase Tgt, producing MNFTLQAQDKFSKARAGEIETAHGKIQTPIFMPVGTAGTVKAVHQHELVNDIQAQIILGNTYHLYLRPGLDVLNKAGGLHKFINWERPILTDSGGYQVYSLTEVRKIKEEGVTFRSHIDGSKHLFTPENVMDTQRIIGADIIMAFDECTPYPCDYRYARKSMEMTHRWLKRCCDRFDSTEPLYGYDQTLFPIVQGSVYKDLREKSAETIASFNREGNAIGGLSVGEPAEEMYAMTEVVTNILPHDKPRYLMGVGTPVNLLENIALGIDMFDCVMPTRNARNGMLFTQNGIINIKNEKWKDDFSPIEAESDLLVDQIHSKAYLRHLIKSQEILGAQIASLHNLHFYLWLMEQARAKILDGTFYDWKNKMVKVLDQRL from the coding sequence ATGAATTTTACGCTTCAAGCACAAGATAAATTTTCAAAAGCAAGAGCCGGGGAGATTGAAACCGCTCATGGGAAGATCCAAACTCCAATTTTCATGCCTGTAGGAACTGCAGGTACTGTGAAAGCGGTTCATCAACATGAACTTGTAAACGATATCCAAGCACAGATTATTTTAGGAAATACCTATCACTTATATTTAAGACCAGGGTTAGATGTCTTAAATAAGGCGGGTGGTTTGCATAAATTTATCAACTGGGAGAGACCGATCTTAACAGATTCTGGTGGTTATCAAGTTTATTCACTGACTGAAGTTCGTAAAATTAAGGAAGAGGGAGTAACTTTCAGGTCTCATATTGATGGTTCGAAGCATCTCTTTACGCCAGAAAATGTAATGGATACCCAAAGGATTATCGGTGCGGATATAATCATGGCATTTGATGAATGTACACCATATCCATGTGATTACCGGTATGCTAGGAAATCGATGGAGATGACACACCGTTGGTTGAAGCGCTGTTGCGATAGGTTTGACAGTACCGAGCCTTTATATGGCTATGATCAGACTTTGTTTCCAATTGTTCAGGGTTCTGTTTACAAAGATCTACGTGAGAAATCCGCGGAGACTATTGCTTCTTTTAATAGAGAAGGAAATGCGATCGGTGGTCTATCAGTTGGAGAGCCAGCAGAGGAGATGTATGCTATGACCGAAGTAGTAACCAATATCCTGCCTCATGACAAACCAAGGTATTTAATGGGTGTTGGTACTCCTGTTAATCTTTTAGAAAATATTGCATTGGGTATTGACATGTTTGATTGTGTGATGCCAACGAGAAATGCTAGAAATGGGATGCTCTTCACTCAAAATGGTATTATCAATATCAAAAATGAGAAGTGGAAAGATGATTTCAGTCCTATTGAGGCTGAATCAGACCTTTTGGTCGATCAAATCCATTCAAAAGCTTATTTAAGGCACCTTATCAAGTCGCAAGAAATTTTGGGAGCACAAATCGCTTCATTACATAATTTACATTTTTATCTTTGGTTGATGGAACAAGCCCGGGCGAAAATCTTGGATGGTACGTTTTATGATTGGAAGAATAAAATGGTTAAAGTCTTAGATCAACGTCTATAA
- the dprA gene encoding DNA-processing protein DprA — MNAIEKIALTKIKGIGPKTSRLLLAYCGSLQEIFKSSKKELSQIPGIHKNSIDQLISKSYLREAESEVRYIEDNQIDILWYEDSSYPSRLKHCEDAPLVLYKKGNCNLNNQKTVSIVGTRNATSYGRRLTEELIQQLKELNVLVVSGLAYGIDIIAHKAALNNQLETAAVLAHGLDRIYPFNHHEIANEITNKGCLLTEYPSGTNPDKTNFPMRNRIVAGLADATIVVEAAKKGGALITAEIANSYNRDVCAFPGSTDLYYSAGCNELIRTNKAHLIRHAKDLIMLMQWEDDLTKKNQNHVQLPLIFDLNSDEQKVFDYIKESKEASIDDISAYCDWPQSKLAIILLEMEMNGIIQSLPGKMYKQP; from the coding sequence ATGAATGCAATAGAAAAAATTGCTCTGACCAAGATTAAAGGGATAGGTCCAAAAACAAGTCGTTTATTGTTGGCCTATTGCGGCAGTTTACAAGAAATCTTCAAGTCTTCAAAGAAAGAATTGTCCCAGATCCCTGGCATTCATAAAAACTCAATCGATCAATTGATTTCCAAATCATACTTAAGGGAAGCTGAATCCGAAGTGCGCTATATTGAAGACAATCAAATTGACATCTTATGGTATGAAGACAGCAGTTATCCTTCGAGGTTAAAGCATTGTGAAGACGCTCCCTTAGTCCTGTATAAAAAAGGAAATTGCAACCTGAACAACCAAAAAACGGTCAGTATCGTAGGTACACGAAATGCAACATCCTATGGCAGAAGGTTGACGGAAGAACTCATCCAGCAACTGAAAGAATTAAATGTCCTGGTAGTAAGCGGCTTAGCTTATGGAATAGATATTATAGCTCACAAAGCTGCCCTAAACAATCAATTGGAAACGGCAGCCGTCCTTGCCCATGGATTGGACAGAATATATCCGTTTAACCATCATGAAATTGCAAATGAAATTACAAACAAGGGTTGTTTGCTGACAGAATATCCTTCGGGCACCAATCCAGACAAAACCAATTTCCCGATGCGCAATAGAATCGTGGCAGGCTTGGCAGACGCAACCATTGTTGTGGAGGCAGCAAAAAAAGGAGGAGCATTGATAACGGCCGAAATTGCAAACAGCTACAACAGAGATGTCTGCGCATTCCCAGGCTCAACAGACCTCTACTATTCAGCAGGTTGCAATGAACTGATACGAACCAACAAAGCCCATCTCATACGACACGCAAAAGACCTGATTATGTTGATGCAATGGGAAGACGACCTGACAAAGAAAAACCAAAATCATGTTCAATTACCATTAATTTTTGATTTAAACAGTGATGAACAAAAGGTTTTTGACTATATTAAAGAATCAAAAGAGGCCAGCATAGATGATATTTCAGCTTATTGTGATTGGCCTCAGAGTAAACTTGCAATCATCCTACTGGAAATGGAAATGAATGGCATCATTCAATCCCTGCCTGGAAAAATGTATAAACAACCTTAA
- a CDS encoding sialate O-acetylesterase: MVLQRGSDINFWGWAPASSNIKIVGSWFKDTVSAKTDGNGEWLAKLPEGKAGGPHELKVIANNESITLTDILLGDVFLCSGQSNMEWGANQNLKEIKDEMPNANNPNIRLLHVSHVGSANPQDDIPNSWKKLSAESLQPFSAIGYFIAKEINSKENIPIGVINSSWGGTPAEVWTPSYLIDNDPFLLQRAKAQGANDWRPHSPGSLWNAMVHPFAGYNLTAAFWYQGESNVGTWDGYDKLMRTMINSWRSAWNQDFPFYFVQIAPFQYNNKEPLAAFLREQQTLTAMELPKTGMVVITDLVDNIKDIHPIQKIAVAKRLANLASAEIYNHPLKDYKSPIYKSQEVKGNTIEVSFNNLDGKLTSKGDITDLYIAGEDKEFKPATGKIKGDKLIVESKEVKNPVAVRFGFTEIAMPNLFNSNGLPVSPFRTDKW; the protein is encoded by the coding sequence ATGGTCCTTCAAAGGGGATCTGACATAAATTTTTGGGGCTGGGCACCTGCCAGCAGCAATATCAAAATCGTCGGGTCATGGTTTAAGGATACCGTTTCAGCAAAAACTGATGGAAACGGGGAATGGTTGGCCAAGCTTCCTGAAGGGAAGGCAGGTGGCCCTCACGAACTAAAGGTCATAGCAAACAACGAGTCCATAACCTTGACAGATATCCTCTTGGGCGATGTTTTTCTCTGCTCAGGCCAATCCAATATGGAATGGGGAGCAAACCAAAATCTGAAGGAAATAAAGGATGAAATGCCAAATGCCAACAATCCCAACATCAGACTATTACATGTCAGCCATGTAGGATCTGCAAACCCTCAGGATGATATCCCTAATTCTTGGAAGAAATTGAGTGCAGAATCCCTACAACCCTTCTCAGCAATAGGATATTTCATAGCAAAGGAAATAAACAGTAAGGAAAACATTCCTATCGGAGTAATTAACAGCAGTTGGGGTGGAACACCAGCAGAGGTTTGGACTCCAAGTTACTTAATTGACAATGACCCTTTCCTTTTGCAGCGCGCAAAAGCACAAGGCGCCAACGATTGGAGACCCCACAGTCCGGGTTCGTTATGGAATGCAATGGTACACCCTTTTGCAGGCTATAACCTCACCGCAGCGTTCTGGTACCAAGGAGAAAGTAATGTTGGAACTTGGGATGGATATGATAAATTAATGCGCACCATGATCAACTCTTGGAGATCAGCTTGGAACCAAGATTTCCCATTCTACTTCGTTCAGATTGCTCCTTTCCAATACAACAACAAAGAGCCACTTGCAGCATTCTTAAGAGAACAGCAAACTCTTACCGCAATGGAACTCCCAAAAACAGGAATGGTAGTCATAACTGATCTAGTCGACAATATAAAAGACATTCACCCTATCCAAAAAATTGCAGTGGCAAAAAGATTGGCAAATCTGGCCTCCGCCGAAATTTATAATCATCCCTTGAAGGATTACAAATCACCAATTTACAAATCCCAAGAAGTCAAGGGAAATACAATTGAGGTGAGTTTCAATAATCTCGATGGAAAATTAACATCAAAAGGTGATATCACGGATTTATATATCGCTGGTGAGGACAAAGAATTTAAACCGGCCACAGGAAAGATCAAAGGTGACAAACTGATCGTCGAATCTAAGGAAGTGAAAAATCCAGTTGCGGTTCGGTTTGGTTTCACTGAAATAGCGATGCCAAATCTATTTAATAGCAATGGATTGCCTGTTTCTCCATTCAGAACAGATAAGTGGTAG
- a CDS encoding MFS transporter — protein MQEQVSKKGIWKVIGASSLGTLIEWYDFFIFGSLSIVISTKFFPSDNPTAAFLSTLATFAAGFVVRPFGALFFGRLGDLIGRKYTFMVTLMLMGGATFLIGCIPSYDSIGFLAPFLVLILRLLQGLALGGEYGGAATYVAEHAPKGERGYWTSWIQTTATFGLFISLVVILLTKFFLTDAQFDNWGWRVPFLLSILMVYVSYLIRKNMDESPEFKKAKAEGKTSTNPLKESFGNKYNLKFVLLALFGAAMGQGVVWYTGQFYSMSYMKTVMFLDSDQADMILGIALLFGTPFFVVFGKLSDKVGRKWVMLTGMLLAVLTYRPIYQAMYDIADTSKKQELVEKNTTITAPSEGDDQHETITTTKYYFDGTYTKTEQQKKIVPNNEIQTEDAHLSSKFSVFLHGSNYMKLIALIFIQIIYITLVYGPIAAFLVEIFPVKIRYTSMSLPYHIGNGIFGGLLPAVSTYLATNAKTSGDPTFYLEGLWYPIIISAVCFVIGALYINKNMVAKDLD, from the coding sequence ATGCAAGAACAAGTAAGTAAAAAAGGAATTTGGAAGGTCATCGGGGCTTCCTCATTGGGTACTTTAATCGAATGGTATGACTTCTTTATCTTCGGAAGTCTGTCTATCGTTATATCTACCAAATTCTTTCCTTCAGACAATCCTACTGCTGCTTTCTTATCTACTTTGGCAACTTTCGCTGCAGGATTCGTGGTAAGACCTTTCGGAGCCCTATTCTTTGGACGATTGGGAGACCTCATCGGTCGGAAATACACCTTTATGGTCACATTGATGTTAATGGGAGGGGCAACCTTTCTCATCGGCTGTATTCCCAGCTACGATAGTATTGGCTTCTTAGCTCCTTTCTTGGTCCTAATCCTCCGTTTATTGCAAGGATTAGCACTCGGCGGTGAATATGGTGGCGCAGCAACCTATGTGGCCGAACACGCTCCAAAAGGTGAAAGAGGTTATTGGACTTCGTGGATACAAACTACAGCAACATTTGGACTGTTCATCTCATTAGTGGTAATATTGCTCACCAAATTCTTCTTGACGGATGCTCAATTTGATAACTGGGGATGGAGGGTTCCATTCTTACTTTCGATCCTGATGGTTTATGTATCCTACTTGATCCGCAAGAACATGGATGAATCTCCAGAGTTCAAAAAGGCAAAAGCAGAAGGCAAAACCTCTACCAATCCTTTAAAAGAAAGTTTTGGCAATAAATACAATTTAAAATTCGTCTTATTGGCTCTTTTCGGAGCTGCTATGGGACAAGGTGTGGTTTGGTATACTGGTCAATTCTATTCCATGAGCTATATGAAGACAGTTATGTTCTTGGATTCTGACCAGGCAGATATGATTTTGGGTATTGCTTTGCTTTTCGGGACACCATTTTTTGTTGTATTCGGGAAGCTTTCAGACAAGGTCGGCCGCAAATGGGTAATGTTAACGGGAATGCTGTTGGCAGTGCTGACCTATAGACCTATCTATCAGGCCATGTATGATATCGCCGATACTTCCAAAAAACAAGAGTTGGTCGAAAAGAATACAACTATTACTGCTCCTTCTGAAGGAGACGATCAACATGAAACAATCACTACCACCAAATATTATTTCGACGGAACATATACCAAGACCGAACAACAAAAGAAAATCGTCCCTAACAATGAGATACAAACTGAAGATGCTCATCTATCGAGTAAGTTCTCAGTGTTCCTTCATGGGTCCAATTACATGAAACTGATTGCTTTGATTTTCATCCAAATTATCTATATCACGTTAGTTTATGGACCTATTGCAGCCTTCTTGGTAGAAATTTTCCCTGTCAAGATCAGATACACCTCCATGTCCCTGCCTTATCATATAGGGAATGGAATTTTCGGAGGTTTATTACCGGCGGTTTCAACCTACTTGGCCACGAATGCCAAAACTTCTGGTGATCCTACTTTTTATTTGGAGGGCTTATGGTACCCGATTATTATTTCGGCTGTCTGTTTTGTCATCGGGGCACTTTATATTAACAAAAACATGGTCGCAAAAGATTTAGATTAA
- a CDS encoding LptF/LptG family permease, whose product MKKYLSTFVFTVAIFCVVIVIFDISEKIDDFNKYGATMTQVFFEYYALGSLPFFINMLTPLFNFIAVIFFTSKMADQTEIVPILSGGMSFNRMLRPYMICAGLIFAMTLISNVYVIPYTNKVKVDFENVYVKPNKVSTTSSSIHMQVDSNTYVYMGSFDTKSKVGYNFSLEKFDGDKMVEKLMAERVTWDSVANKWSLHTYTTREINGLKENMLSGEKRDTTLDMRPMDFESYENVFTTMDQDELNERISKEEVRGTGMMNELLLEKYKRIINPFSAFILTLIGVSLSSKKVRGGIGLSLGIGIGLSCIYIVLERFSSMFSIKGGLDPLISVLIPNVIFLLLSFYLLKKAPK is encoded by the coding sequence ATGAAAAAGTACTTGTCTACTTTTGTTTTCACGGTTGCTATCTTCTGTGTAGTGATTGTGATATTTGATATATCTGAGAAAATCGATGATTTCAACAAGTATGGAGCGACCATGACGCAAGTATTCTTTGAGTATTATGCACTTGGAAGTTTACCATTCTTTATCAATATGCTTACGCCGCTTTTCAATTTCATTGCGGTGATCTTTTTCACGTCCAAGATGGCGGATCAGACCGAGATTGTTCCGATTTTAAGTGGTGGTATGAGTTTCAACAGAATGCTCCGCCCTTATATGATCTGTGCAGGGTTGATATTCGCCATGACTTTGATTTCGAATGTTTATGTCATTCCATATACCAACAAAGTAAAAGTAGACTTTGAAAACGTCTATGTAAAACCGAATAAGGTAAGTACGACCTCTTCATCCATCCATATGCAGGTAGATTCGAATACCTATGTCTATATGGGTTCATTTGATACTAAATCTAAAGTGGGGTATAATTTTAGTTTAGAGAAATTCGATGGTGACAAGATGGTTGAGAAGCTAATGGCTGAGCGTGTTACTTGGGATTCAGTAGCCAATAAATGGAGTTTGCATACCTATACAACAAGGGAGATAAATGGCCTGAAGGAAAATATGCTTTCTGGCGAAAAACGTGATACGACTTTGGATATGCGTCCTATGGATTTTGAGTCTTATGAGAATGTGTTCACGACTATGGATCAGGATGAGCTCAATGAAAGGATCAGCAAGGAAGAAGTTCGGGGTACAGGGATGATGAATGAGTTGTTGCTGGAGAAGTATAAAAGGATTATTAATCCATTTTCAGCTTTTATCTTAACCTTGATTGGGGTTTCCCTTTCCTCCAAAAAGGTTCGGGGAGGTATCGGTTTGAGTCTAGGTATTGGTATCGGACTGAGCTGTATATATATCGTACTTGAAAGATTTTCAAGCATGTTCTCCATAAAGGGAGGATTGGATCCATTGATATCGGTTTTGATTCCCAACGTCATCTTTTTGCTGTTGAGTTTCTACTTGTTGAAAAAGGCTCCTAAATAA
- a CDS encoding DUF6814 family protein: MENIKKILGFVWIALALLTAYFCIAIFGLPKIVSGKQEDVVFGIIILFILTPIMSIGLGVFGYFALTGEYNKDKM, translated from the coding sequence ATGGAAAACATCAAAAAGATATTAGGATTTGTTTGGATCGCTTTGGCATTACTTACGGCATATTTCTGCATTGCTATTTTTGGCTTGCCGAAAATTGTTTCTGGAAAACAAGAAGACGTCGTTTTTGGAATCATTATTCTTTTTATCCTCACTCCGATCATGTCAATTGGTCTTGGAGTTTTCGGATATTTCGCTCTAACGGGTGAATACAATAAGGATAAAATGTAA
- a CDS encoding glycosyltransferase — translation MGSFVDMSLDITLIPYGILVLLLFFQLYYILFVYGKLALYKVKSNQEIENSKEVSIVICAHNEQENLKSFLPGILEQDYPNFEVIVVNDCSEDDTKWVLQDFASKYANLKIVEIKEHIQLKHSKKFALTMGIKAAKNPYLLMTDADCQPNSSNWLKEMTGSFNENKEIVLGYSPYFKFPGFLNRLIRFETAHTAMSYLSYAIKGDAYMGVGRNLAYTKDLFFTNKGFTDHMHIKSGDDDLFVNATANRHNVEINIAPDAFVYSEPKTTWKSYYKQKARHSGASTLYKGRHQRMLGTQLITAALFYLAIVVAIAIVPQYWYIGIAAYLIRLICQVLIFRPIYKKLEVSDLLLWLPILDLYYYFYICFNGLFNRSKKQVSWK, via the coding sequence ATGGGATCATTCGTCGATATGAGCTTGGATATAACTCTAATTCCCTATGGAATTCTAGTCCTTTTGCTGTTCTTTCAATTGTACTATATACTATTCGTATATGGTAAACTAGCTTTATATAAAGTAAAATCAAATCAGGAAATCGAAAACTCAAAAGAAGTTTCCATTGTAATCTGTGCTCATAACGAACAGGAAAACCTTAAATCATTCCTCCCCGGAATTCTGGAACAGGATTATCCAAACTTCGAAGTTATCGTGGTAAATGATTGCTCCGAAGATGATACTAAATGGGTCCTCCAAGACTTTGCTTCCAAGTATGCAAACCTTAAAATCGTAGAAATCAAGGAACATATCCAATTGAAGCATAGCAAAAAGTTTGCTTTAACAATGGGAATCAAAGCAGCTAAAAACCCATACCTCTTGATGACCGATGCAGACTGTCAACCCAATTCCAGCAATTGGTTAAAGGAAATGACCGGATCATTTAATGAAAATAAAGAAATAGTTTTAGGTTATTCTCCTTATTTTAAGTTTCCTGGTTTCTTAAACCGATTGATTAGGTTTGAGACTGCACATACTGCTATGAGCTATCTTTCTTATGCCATAAAAGGAGATGCCTATATGGGCGTCGGCAGGAACCTAGCGTATACCAAAGACCTATTTTTCACAAACAAAGGTTTTACCGACCACATGCATATCAAATCTGGTGATGATGATCTTTTTGTGAATGCAACAGCAAATAGGCATAATGTTGAAATTAACATTGCACCAGATGCTTTTGTCTATTCAGAACCAAAGACAACATGGAAAAGTTATTACAAGCAAAAAGCTCGACACTCAGGGGCATCTACGCTATATAAGGGGAGACACCAGAGGATGCTGGGAACCCAATTGATCACTGCAGCACTCTTCTACTTGGCCATTGTCGTGGCCATTGCAATTGTCCCTCAATATTGGTATATCGGAATTGCTGCATATCTTATCCGCTTAATTTGCCAAGTCCTCATCTTTAGACCCATATACAAGAAACTTGAAGTCAGCGATTTATTGCTTTGGTTGCCAATATTGGATCTATATTACTATTTTTACATCTGTTTCAACGGATTATTCAACCGCTCGAAAAAACAGGTCTCCTGGAAATAA
- the accD gene encoding acetyl-CoA carboxylase, carboxyltransferase subunit beta — MSWFKRNKAGIHTATENKKEAPDGMWNKCPNCKKPLLNVEQVENKYVCHYCDYHIRIGSNAYFSILFDNNEYTELFANLKAGDPLNFVDTKPYKDRLLDSQAKTGLNDALRSAVGKVDGQDLVVACMDFSFIGGSMGSVVGEKIARSIDYCIEHKLPFMLISKSGGARMMEAAFSLMQMAKTSAKLALLAEAKLPYICLLTDPTTGGVTASYAMLGDINIAEPGALIGFAGPRVIKETIKKDLPKGFQTSEFVLEHGFLDFIVDRRQLKEKVATFLRMIK, encoded by the coding sequence ATGAGTTGGTTTAAAAGAAATAAAGCAGGAATACATACTGCTACTGAAAATAAAAAAGAGGCCCCTGATGGGATGTGGAATAAATGTCCTAACTGTAAAAAACCTCTTTTGAATGTTGAACAGGTTGAAAACAAATACGTTTGCCACTACTGTGATTACCATATTCGCATTGGCTCAAATGCTTATTTCTCCATTTTATTTGATAACAACGAATACACCGAACTTTTCGCCAACCTTAAAGCAGGAGACCCTTTAAACTTTGTTGACACTAAACCATACAAGGATAGGTTATTGGACAGCCAAGCGAAAACTGGCCTCAATGATGCATTGAGATCTGCTGTAGGAAAAGTAGATGGTCAGGACCTTGTGGTAGCTTGTATGGACTTCTCATTCATTGGTGGCTCAATGGGTTCGGTAGTAGGTGAAAAAATAGCCAGATCAATTGATTATTGTATCGAGCATAAATTGCCATTTATGTTGATCTCTAAATCTGGTGGTGCGCGTATGATGGAAGCCGCTTTCTCATTGATGCAGATGGCCAAAACTTCCGCAAAACTAGCGCTTCTTGCAGAAGCTAAACTTCCTTATATCTGTTTGTTAACAGATCCTACAACCGGAGGTGTAACTGCTTCTTATGCGATGTTGGGTGATATCAATATCGCTGAGCCTGGCGCATTGATCGGTTTCGCAGGACCACGCGTTATCAAAGAAACTATCAAAAAAGACCTTCCTAAAGGTTTCCAAACTTCAGAATTCGTCCTTGAACATGGCTTCTTGGATTTTATTGTAGACAGAAGACAATTGAAAGAAAAGGTTGCAACATTCCTAAGAATGATTAAGTAA
- a CDS encoding DMT family transporter, with product MSKLTFNRNILILHLTVLIWGFTGVLGELISIPALHLVWYRVLIAAVSLILFYLFKRKTLLVPKGQLFQYLGVGMIVGLHWVLFFHAIKVSTVSVTLVTLSSVTLFTAILEPIINRKRVSIADVIVGLVIIFGIYLIFKFEFKYFWGIVFGLSCAFCASIFSILNARMVKKDSPTTITLYEMIGAWIGVSAVMLVNGDFNSHMVLNQSDLLYLLLLGIVCTAIAYVLGVAVMRELSAFTVALTTNMEPVYGIILALLIFGHKETMSTGFYFGAVIVLTAVFIYPYLKTKIKI from the coding sequence ATGTCAAAACTAACCTTTAACCGCAATATTTTGATATTGCACCTAACTGTATTAATCTGGGGATTTACAGGAGTCTTGGGCGAATTAATTTCTATTCCTGCACTTCATTTGGTGTGGTATCGAGTATTGATCGCTGCGGTATCTTTAATTCTATTCTATCTTTTCAAAAGGAAAACTTTACTAGTTCCTAAAGGTCAGCTTTTTCAATATTTAGGAGTGGGAATGATAGTTGGGCTTCACTGGGTATTGTTTTTTCACGCCATAAAGGTGTCAACGGTTTCTGTAACGCTGGTTACATTGTCATCCGTCACTTTATTCACAGCGATATTAGAACCTATCATTAACCGAAAACGAGTTTCTATTGCTGATGTTATTGTAGGTCTTGTTATAATATTTGGTATTTACCTAATTTTCAAATTCGAGTTTAAATATTTCTGGGGAATAGTATTTGGACTTTCTTGTGCATTCTGTGCGAGCATATTTTCGATTCTAAATGCGAGAATGGTCAAAAAAGACAGTCCTACGACCATCACATTGTATGAAATGATTGGTGCATGGATCGGGGTTTCAGCAGTTATGCTGGTTAATGGAGATTTTAATAGCCATATGGTATTGAATCAATCCGACTTATTATATCTATTATTATTAGGAATAGTTTGTACTGCCATTGCATATGTTTTAGGTGTTGCGGTCATGCGTGAGCTATCAGCATTTACTGTTGCACTAACTACTAATATGGAGCCTGTATATGGGATTATACTAGCTTTATTGATCTTTGGGCACAAGGAAACTATGAGTACAGGATTCTATTTTGGTGCTGTCATTGTCTTGACCGCAGTGTTTATTTATCCCTATCTGAAGACGAAAATCAAGATTTAA
- the rsmG gene encoding 16S rRNA (guanine(527)-N(7))-methyltransferase RsmG: MNPTVDIIYNYFPKLTEKQKEQFAKLEELYPLWNDQINVISRKDIESLYLKHVLHSLAIGKFVGEFTPKTRILDVGTGGGFPGIPLAILFPEVQFHLVDSIGKKIKVVREIAEALGLTNVEADHIRAEQLDYKYDFVVSRAVTRLGDFIPWVQNKIERKDKNGIPNGILYLKGGDLKEEIKEARVKAELHPISHYFKEDFFDTKYVMYIAM, encoded by the coding sequence GTGAATCCTACAGTCGATATTATCTATAACTACTTCCCTAAACTAACTGAAAAGCAAAAAGAACAATTTGCAAAGTTGGAGGAACTATACCCTTTATGGAATGACCAAATCAATGTGATCTCAAGAAAAGATATTGAAAGCCTTTACTTGAAACATGTTTTGCATTCTTTGGCAATAGGCAAGTTTGTAGGTGAGTTTACCCCAAAAACAAGAATTTTGGATGTCGGTACGGGCGGCGGGTTTCCAGGCATACCATTGGCTATCCTATTTCCAGAAGTACAGTTCCATTTGGTAGATTCAATAGGCAAAAAAATCAAAGTAGTTAGGGAAATAGCCGAAGCATTGGGTTTGACCAATGTAGAAGCCGATCATATCCGTGCAGAACAATTAGATTATAAATATGATTTCGTTGTATCAAGGGCTGTGACCCGCTTAGGAGACTTTATTCCATGGGTACAGAATAAAATCGAAAGAAAAGATAAAAACGGAATTCCAAATGGAATCCTTTACCTAAAAGGAGGAGATCTAAAAGAAGAAATCAAAGAAGCAAGAGTAAAAGCAGAGCTACATCCGATTTCCCATTATTTTAAAGAAGATTTCTTCGACACCAAATATGTAATGTATATCGCAATGTAA